From Ndongobacter massiliensis:
CACAGGTAGTTACAAACCGACGGCAATGGCTCATGTGAGCCCGATCTATCAAACATCGACCTATGTATTGGAAGATTTTGATACGGCAGTGTACCTGAATCAACATGTGGAAGAGGGCTTTGTCTACTCGCGTTTCGGTTCACCAAACTGTGATGAGTTGGAAAAGAAAATGGCGAGCTTAGAGCATGGGGAAGCCGCACTTGCGGTGGCATCCGGTTTGGGAGCAATTTCCACAGCCGTTATGTCCGTGCTGAAAGCCGGCGATCATGCCATCATCGGGGACGTCATTTACGGTTGCACCTATACCTTGTTTGAGCAGGTGCTTACGAATTTAGGCGTGGAAGTAACCCGCGTCGACACGACTGATTTACAGGCAATCCGCAATGCGATGAAGGATAACACGGCTCTTATTTATGTGGAAACCCCTGCAAATCCGACATTAAAGATTACCGATATTAAGGGAGTCAGTGAGATTGCACATAGCCGAGAAGGCATTACATTAATTGTTGACTCCACATTCGCCTCTCCCTATTTGCAGAATCCGTTAGATTTGGGTGCGGATTTGGTGGTACATTCTGCGACGAAATATTTGAACGGACATGGCACAGTTACGGCAGGTATCATTGTCGGCGATATGAAACGCATTCATCGCTGCCGCATGCCATTCTTGCAGTGCTTTGGTGCGGTTTTGGATCCCTTTGCAGCTTGGCTATTGATGCAGGGCATGAAAACCCTCGGCATTCGCATGGAGCGGACTTGTGACAATGCGATGAAAGTTGCCAAGTTCCTTGAGCAACATCCGAAGATTGACCATGTATACTATCCGGGTCTTGAATCGCATCCGACGCATGACATTGCCGTAAAACAGATGAAGAACGGTTTTGGCGGCATGATGAGCGCCGATATTAAGGGTGGTATGGATGCGGTGCGTAAAGTGATGAATAATGTAAAAGTGTTCAGTTTGGCGACCAGTCTGGGCAATATTGACTCACTAATTCAGCATTCGCCTTCAATGAGCCACTTTGATATGACACCGGAAGAGCGCGCTGCAGCCAGCATCTTTGACGGGCAAGTTCGCTTGTCCATCGGTATTGAAGACGCAGAAGATCTGATTGCTGATTTGGATCAAGCATTGTCTTTAATCTAAGCTATAGAAACAATAGCATAGCAATACTTGCAAGCGAGACGAACAATGATTGTGTAAAATAAGTTGGTGTAAGACAAGCGAGTCATTTACCTCTTTTCGTATATTTTTGTTTACGGTCATCAATGTTGAAGAGAGTGCCAAATGACTCGCACCAAGCTTACACTGGGCTCAGAATTCTTAAACTACCTTTTCTACATGAAAATTGGTGAAGTCGTCAAAAAGTTGGTGGAAAAGGTCATCGATGTGCTACTTGATGCTGAAGCAGAAAAGCAAATCTGCATAACTCCCTACGAGTGCATCGAAAATATTAGAAGTCGGTTGGGACGATATTGTGTTATTCCCTTGGCTTTGCGAAAAAAACGTACTTCAAATGCCGTAGAACGCGTAAATTAGAGAGATAAAGCGCAGATAAAATATCATCCTCATACTCCCTAAGGAGGTCAGTATTCTGTGTCTAATGGTTGCGATTTTATTGATCTCCACGAAAACCGGGCTCAACGTGGATACATAGTTCTATCTTTTTTAGATGCTGGGACGCTGAACCCATGATCGCCCTCCTGGGAACAAGGAAAAAGACACCTTATCTGTAGGCTAACAAGAAAAAACGTTTACACAGCTATATGGGCGTTTTTCACCAACTTTGTTGACACAATTGAAAGTAGGAAGGAAGTGGTATTTATGGAATTTCTGGAGGAATTAAGTATTTACAACGACGAACTTGTTGAACTTCGAAGATATTTTCACCAAAATCCGGAATTAGGATTTCAAGAATTCAATACACAAAAAACCATTATTGAATATTTAAAAAATTTAGGGTTAAAGCCTGTTAAAATGGCAAAAACTGGTGTTTATGCTGTTTTAGAAGGTGGACATCCTGGAAAAACGCTTCTTCTTCGCGCTGATATCGATGCGCTTCCTGTTTCTGAAGAATCGAATGTGGATTATAAGTCTAAAAATGAAGGAATTATGCATGCATGTGGACATGATGCCCACGCTGCAATGTTACTAGTGGCAGCAAAGATCTTATCTAAACATAAAGATAAAATTCACGGTGCGGTTAAATTCGTTTTTCAGCCTAATGAAGAAGAGGCGGGAGCCTACTTAATGGTTGAGGAAGGAATTTTAGATAATCCAAAAGTTGATGCAGCTATGGCTTTACATATTTGGTCTGCTATAGAAACCGGGAAAATCAGCGTTCAGGCCGGCCCGATAATGGGCGCGATGGACATTTTTAGTCTCAAAATTATTGGAAAAGGTGGCCACGGTGCTCTACCTCAAGAAGCTGTAGACCCAATATTAATCGCTGCACAGGTTATTGTGGCTACTCAGTCGATTCAAACGAAAGAAATTAGCGTATTGACCCCTACTATTATAAGTTTTGCAAAAATCCATTCTGGAACTACTTATAATATTATTCCTGAGTCGGTAGAGATGGGGGGGACTATTAGATATCTTTATAAAGGAGAAGACGACTCTTTAGAACAACCTCGGGTGCGTTTTGAAAGAGTCGTTAAGGGAATATGCGAAACGTTCAATGCTAAATACGAACTTAAATTTACCCCAAGCAATTTTGTAGTTAGCAACGATAAAAATTTAGCAGATATTATAAAAGAAAACGCAAATGAATTAGTAGGTGCATGCAACATCGTTCCATACCAAACTATGGCAGGAGAAGATTTTTCTGAATTCGGAAAAAATATTCCTGCGTGTCTATTTTTCGTAGGATCTGGCAACGAGGCGAAAAAAACTAACTATCCACAGCACCATCCTAAATTTAATATTGATGAAGATGCTCTTATGATTGGTGTAAAAATGCACGTTATGAATGCTTTAAATTATCTGAATAAATAGGAGGTTAATATGAAATTACTTAGGAAGGTAGATAATTTTATTTCTAAAATTGAAAAAATTTTCCTAAGCGGCAGCATGATAATGGCTACTATTATACTTTTCGGTAATGTTATCGCCAGAAGAGTTTTTCAAAGTTCCTGGGCATGGTCAGAAGAGGTGGGCCAGTTAATGGTAGTTATTATGACCTTTATGGGTCTTGGATACGCGGCTCGTACGGGTGAACATATTAATATGTCAGCTTTTACAGATTTAGCGTCTAATAATAAAAAGAAAAAATTAGCTCTTATCATTTCTTTTATCACTATGATAACAATGTTTATTTTTTCTTTTTTAAGTTTAAAATATACCCTTACAGTAGTAGCAAGTGGTAGGGTTACCCCTGCTTTAGAAATGCCAAGATTTATATTTACTATTTTTTTACCTTTCGGGTTTTTATTAGGCGGAATCCAATATCTTATTAACTTTATACTTAACCTTAGATACAAAAACAGAGTTTACTTTTCAAATGTTGAACCTGCTGTAGATATGGACAAGACCGACGTAATAAGTGAAAAAAATGGAGATAGTGAACAAGACGTTTCTAGCATGTCTGTAGCGGATACTGATGAAAAAATCATTACTGATAAAGAAAATAGGAGGTAGATTATGGAACTTAAAATGGGTTTATTCTTATTAGCTTTAATGTTCCTACTACTATTTACCGGTGCTCCAATGATGGTAGGTTTACTACTCGCACCAATGTTATCGCTTTTAGTATTTATGCCTGATATAGATATTATGTGGCTTACACAGCAAGCCTCTGGCGGTATTGAAGTTTTTTCTCTTTTAGCGGTACCGATGTTTATTTTTGCAGCTGATGTTATGAGTTATGGAAAAACTTCTAAAAAATTACTAGATTTTGTATATACTTTTGTCGGTCACATTCGCGGTGGGCTTGCTATTACTACTGCTGCTACGTGTACATTATTCGGTGCGATTTCCGGTTCAACGCAAGCTACAGTAGTAGCTATCGGAAAGCCTATGTACAATACAATGGTAGAAAAAAAATACGGTATTTCTGAAACTATTGCACTTATTATTAATTCTGCCAATATTGCACTTTTAATTCCCCCTTCTACTGTGATGGTAATGTATGGAGTCACTACCGGTGCATCGGTGGGCGAATTGTTTATAGCAGGTATCGGCCCCGGACTTATCGTACTTCTTTTATTTGCGATTTTTAACTATTTTGACGCAAAAAGAAAGGGCATCATTCCTG
This genomic window contains:
- a CDS encoding amidohydrolase → MEFLEELSIYNDELVELRRYFHQNPELGFQEFNTQKTIIEYLKNLGLKPVKMAKTGVYAVLEGGHPGKTLLLRADIDALPVSEESNVDYKSKNEGIMHACGHDAHAAMLLVAAKILSKHKDKIHGAVKFVFQPNEEEAGAYLMVEEGILDNPKVDAAMALHIWSAIETGKISVQAGPIMGAMDIFSLKIIGKGGHGALPQEAVDPILIAAQVIVATQSIQTKEISVLTPTIISFAKIHSGTTYNIIPESVEMGGTIRYLYKGEDDSLEQPRVRFERVVKGICETFNAKYELKFTPSNFVVSNDKNLADIIKENANELVGACNIVPYQTMAGEDFSEFGKNIPACLFFVGSGNEAKKTNYPQHHPKFNIDEDALMIGVKMHVMNALNYLNK
- a CDS encoding TRAP transporter small permease, whose amino-acid sequence is MKLLRKVDNFISKIEKIFLSGSMIMATIILFGNVIARRVFQSSWAWSEEVGQLMVVIMTFMGLGYAARTGEHINMSAFTDLASNNKKKKLALIISFITMITMFIFSFLSLKYTLTVVASGRVTPALEMPRFIFTIFLPFGFLLGGIQYLINFILNLRYKNRVYFSNVEPAVDMDKTDVISEKNGDSEQDVSSMSVADTDEKIITDKENRR
- a CDS encoding PLP-dependent aspartate aminotransferase family protein; this encodes MGINTDLLHKHQLHAKLTGSYKPTAMAHVSPIYQTSTYVLEDFDTAVYLNQHVEEGFVYSRFGSPNCDELEKKMASLEHGEAALAVASGLGAISTAVMSVLKAGDHAIIGDVIYGCTYTLFEQVLTNLGVEVTRVDTTDLQAIRNAMKDNTALIYVETPANPTLKITDIKGVSEIAHSREGITLIVDSTFASPYLQNPLDLGADLVVHSATKYLNGHGTVTAGIIVGDMKRIHRCRMPFLQCFGAVLDPFAAWLLMQGMKTLGIRMERTCDNAMKVAKFLEQHPKIDHVYYPGLESHPTHDIAVKQMKNGFGGMMSADIKGGMDAVRKVMNNVKVFSLATSLGNIDSLIQHSPSMSHFDMTPEERAAASIFDGQVRLSIGIEDAEDLIADLDQALSLI